ATTGGTTGGGCAATGCATCCTTTTATCTCAGCCTGTGCTTGTGCGACGAGAAGACCCGAATTCTAGAAAGACTACCCGGAATGAGATCCTCTCGCGAGTGAAATCTAAAATGAAGTGGCCACAGATTCTGATTTTTCCAGAAGGATTGTGCACCAACCGCTCCTGTCTTGTCACTTTTAAACTAGGAGCCTTCTCCCCAGGTGTCCCTGTGCAACCCGTACTGCTTAGGTACCCCAACACCCTGGACACCGTGACCTGGACTTGGCATGGGTTCTCGGGCTTCCAGGTATGTATGCTCACCCTGAGTCAGCCCTTCACTAGAATGGAGGTTGAGTTCATGCCTGTTTACATCCCAAATGAAGACGAAAAGAAAGACCCCATCCTTTTTGCCAACACAGTCCGAATCAACATGGCAAATACTTTGAAGCTGCCGGTAACGGATCACAGTTTCGAAGATTGCAAACTGATGATCTCTGCTGGTGCCCTTCGGCTACCCATGGAAGCTGGCCTGGTGGAATTCACAAAGATCAGTCAGAAATTGAAATTAGATTGGGACAACATCCACAATCACTTGGACAAGTACGCTTCGGTTGCAGTCTCCTCCAAAGGAGGCAAGATTGGGATCGAAGAGTTCTCAAGCTACTTAAAACTCCCCATTTCAGAGCCCCTGCAACAGCTTTTCTCCCTCTTTGATAGGAATCAGGACGGCACTATAGACTTCCGAGAGTATGTGATAGGTCTAACCGTCCTGTGCAACCCAGCCAACACAGAGAAGATTCTGCAAATGTCATTTAAGCTTTTTGATCTCGACGAGGATGGTTATATAACAGAACAGGAGCTGACAACCATGCTCCGGGCAGCTTTCGGAGTGCCAGACCTAGATGTCTCCACACTCTTCCAGCAGATGGCTGGCAAGGATTCAGCTCAGGTTTCCTACAGGACTTTTAGGAGGTTTGCCCTGAAGCACCCAGCATACGCCAAGCTATTTCACTCATACATAGACCTCCAGGCGGCCTATATATACTCATTACCAGGAGAGGTATAAATGTTTCCCTAATATCGAGGTGTTCGAGGAGTCcttggaaacagggaaagaactTTTAGGTGGAAATGACGAACTAAATAAAGATTATTCTTTGAGGAAAAGCTCAGTGGTTTTTACTCTAAGTAGTATGGATACCGTCTTGgaaaaagcagcttggggaggaaaggggctTGAGGAAAGCCAGGTGGAGCACTCAAGCAGAAGCAGAGATAGGAACCATGGAGGGGTGccgcttgctggcttgctccccatggctaactcagcatattttctt
The sequence above is a segment of the Rattus rattus isolate New Zealand chromosome 11, Rrattus_CSIRO_v1, whole genome shotgun sequence genome. Coding sequences within it:
- the LOC116912434 gene encoding lysophosphatidylcholine acyltransferase 2B, producing MAHQTQRRDTADTMTEVEVWDSRTAQEVNKSLYPPAVTNPFSHHKQLSAWQLACSIVLGTVLVPVRVSCIVFLFLLLWPVAVLSTINLPIQPTEPVKSWRKHLIKPVFLFLLRLVFFCAGFLIKVKGEKATREEAPIFVVAPHSTFFDAIAVIVAGLPSVVSDTQHLSIPLVGQCILLSQPVLVRREDPNSRKTTRNEILSRVKSKMKWPQILIFPEGLCTNRSCLVTFKLGAFSPGVPVQPVLLRYPNTLDTVTWTWHGFSGFQVCMLTLSQPFTRMEVEFMPVYIPNEDEKKDPILFANTVRINMANTLKLPVTDHSFEDCKLMISAGALRLPMEAGLVEFTKISQKLKLDWDNIHNHLDKYASVAVSSKGGKIGIEEFSSYLKLPISEPLQQLFSLFDRNQDGTIDFREYVIGLTVLCNPANTEKILQMSFKLFDLDEDGYITEQELTTMLRAAFGVPDLDVSTLFQQMAGKDSAQVSYRTFRRFALKHPAYAKLFHSYIDLQAAYIYSLPGEV